The sequence below is a genomic window from Sardina pilchardus chromosome 9, fSarPil1.1, whole genome shotgun sequence.
TAGTTAATATAGCTGCAAAATTTAAATATCCATATCAAAGTCAATATCAGACATGGACAGTTGTGGCATCCCTTCCCCACCAGGTGGCAGCATAAACAAAGCATCACCGTACACATGCAAATCTCAGTGGAGTTATTTCACTATCGAGGCACATTACATTCATGGAACTTTCACAATGCTTTCACAAAATTGATTTGTACAGTGTGTTGATCAACAATACTTACATATTCCGGTACATGTTTGGTAAACAGTCATAAAGTCATAAATGTTTTATGATCGCATTTtcatgcatgtgacaaataaacctccttgtagCCTTGTAATAGTACACATAAAgtaagcatacatacacacacacacacacacacacacaccctgtccatGATGTCAAGTTCACAGCGTAGCCTCTGGATGGCACTGCCAATTTTCAGGAGCTGCAACCTTAGAGCATCATCTATGGGCAAACAGGCAGCAACCCTGTAGGAGAAATctacagagggaggagagaaggacagagttACCACAGAGTTTTGGAGGTTGgatttgtgtgggtgtatgtaagtgagtgtgtgtgtgtgtgtgtgtgtgtgtgtgtgtgtgtgtgtgtgtgtgtgtgtgtgtctgtgtgtgtgtctgtgtgtgtgtgtgtgtgtggtacctatAGCATTCGTAGGAAGGGATTCATCTTTGAGATTCTCATCCCACTCGTGAAGCTGTTTCTTTACCCTTTTCATAAGTGTGTCCTGAAACACGAAAACATTTCTTACAAAGGTGAAGGCCTGACCGAGCAAATCCGACAGCAAAGGAGAATGCAGCCAAGGACATGCAAACTTAAGCAATTCAATAAGGGAGCAGAGAGAAAAAACTGAAAGCAAAAACGTATGCTACAGACCATGATACATGACTTAACCAGTTCACACACtgcacatttctttttttttaaaaaggttattttttgggctttttatgcctttaattggacaggacagtagagagaatgacaggaagtgagtgggagagagagctggggtgggatccggaaaggaccactgggcgggaatcgaacccgggttgccggcgtgcggtgcaggtgccccagcctgttgcgccacggctggggccacacTGCACATGTCTGCTATTTCTGCTATGACACTAAATTTAAATATGAACCTCTTCAAACAGTTTAAACATAATAGACTAATCCCTTTTCCTACACAGCAACATGTAAGTGTAAAAATAACTTACTGAATCATAAAGTGCATAGACCCAGGGAGGCCACTGTGTCATACTGGCACAACGGAGATTCTtctgtgtgagagcgagagggaaagagaatgagagagagagagggagagagagagagagaatgagagacctTCAGAGAGAGGTACATCCATCTCATATTCTGCTCTATCATTAGCCTTGGTATCAGCCGAACTTAGCCCCGCCCATAACATTTGAGGTCGATGAAGTTCGGTCTGGCATTGCTCCCTTGTGGCGCAACTATGCTCGAAccagagctgttcggaccaatcaaattgtcagggcAGGCTTTatacgatgatggacagatgatcaacagtatggtgtgttttgggtggtgaaCTGTGTTTGGTTGGCGCCTGGAgttcagtccaaaaagttcaatcttagtctcatctgaccataaaacctttttccacatggtagcaaaatattccagatgtgtttttgcattgaactccaagcgctatgtttggttgaaaaccaaacacagtacaccacccaaaacacaccatacctcctatgaagcatggtgggggaaactttatgttgtggggatgtttctcttcagcggggactgggcaattggtcaggatagaaggtaaaatggatgctgccaagtacgcccaaattcttgaggaaaacctgcgtccctctgctagacagctgaagacgGGTAgatcattcgccttccaacacgacaatgatcctaaacatactgccaaaagaacaaagccgtggcttaaagggacacttcaccgattagaattaagctttgtatctttagaaaaccagtcatgtttttgaatggtcgtgcatcattccctcagtttgccttgagatgggagaaatacagaattcaatgttggacttcctgctttcaatgatgtaaaaatcatcattttacataattgaaagcaggaagtcctattcatgggcttcattgaaatccgtatttctcccatcgcaaggcaaactgagggaatgatgcacgaccattcaaaaacatgactggttttctaaagatacaaagcttaatgctaatcggtgaagtgtccctttaaggataGGAAGGTGAGTGTCTTTGAGTGGCCATGCAAGTCAGAGCTATGACTTAAATCCtacagaaaatctgtggattgacttgaagagagtagtccatcgccattccccacagcatttgactgaattttaacaattttacatggaagattgggcaaatattccccagtCTAGGTGTGCAAtgctaatagagacatatccaaacagattgacgGCTGTAATGacagcaaaaggaagctctataaagtattaaatcaggggtatcatgacttttccaaccctgttatgcTAGTTTCTAATCATTTATTACTTTTCAGAaccgttgttttttttattcattattttgatgttgtacagctaaataaaactgggaaaatgtttttttttaaatgggttttgatttcaggctgtaagacaaaaaaagttactatttcaaaggggtatgatgactttcagGCACTGTATATAAAAAATAGTTATGTATGCATCTGTACACATTACCTGTATATACCTGTATATAGGtgatatatataatacatattatatattgtactgtatatagtatatataaaTAATGATGTATGCATCTGTACACATTACCTGTCTGTTGCCAATGCAGTGTTGGCTCtgcttgtgtatgtgcaggCGGGAGAGCAGCTGTAGGGCACACAGAGGATCAGGTAAGATTCGCTCCGGAAGGATCTGCACCTTCGCTTGCCGaatcctgaaacacacacacaaaccagagtgctcaggaggagaggacaggccTGTGCAGTGAGGGAGAAATGTATGTACGGAAAAGGCTGACGTGTGGAACATGTGTGTGCTAACACTTGTAAACCCCATCAGTTAGCAGCATATCTACAGTCTGTACAGAAGAGTGATGGAGGGGGAACATAGTATTGAATAATTTAGACGatcagctttgtgtgtgtgtgtgtgtgtgtgtgtgtgtgtgtgtatttacgaACCCGTCAGCCTGGGTCCTAAGCTCGTGAACACGAAACCTTTGGCGACCAATAGCTTTTAGCTTCACAGTCTCAATGCCGTACTCCTGTTCCTCTCGGAATGCATAGATCTCTGCTGTCGTGCCAAACTCTGCCTCCTGCTGCTCACCGCTTTCACTAGGGCTgcgcatacgcacgcacacacacgcgcacacacacacacacacacacacacacacacacacacacacacacacacacacacacacacacacacacacacacacacacacacacacacacacacacacacacacacacacacacacacacacacacacacacacacacacacacacacaccagggcatgTGTCATAAAACACTGCAACATGTGACATTAGAATTTTCACTTTCCGCCGAAAaggttaaaggtgacatagaatggaaatcatttttttcttggtttttaTTAATTATGGGTTAGGGtcagaggttgtgcataaacaaagagctatcatgaacatgaggcatggttgagccctccttcatatgaaaatcttgaacttagaaatagacactaaaaaatgggcaaattagaaaagagcctgcttgtgatgtcagacatagcaaagccattgaagttcaattggggttgccaaagagggtgccatttagtcaaacagaccatttcaatacccagcctaaatatatggttttaataagtcttgtaaaattgcaattgagtttattttgtttaaatcaaagttgaatatatactattttaacatcagagaacacagtgcaatactcaattcatccattctatgtcctctttaattaatatccattcattcattattgtTCACAATACAGCTTCCGCTGCCCGTTAAATAAACCAGTATACTACCGCAGAACAAATTTACCAAGATgcaatgaatgtatgtgtgtattcacatgTGATTTCTAATTGGGTAACGAGTacattttcgtgtgtgtgtgtgtgtgtgtgtgtgtgtgtgttttcgtatgtgtgtgttttcatatgtgtgtgttttcatatgtacatgtgtgtgtgtgtgtgtgtgtgtgtgtgtgtgtgtgtgtgtgtgtgtgtgtgtgtgtgtgtgtgtgtgtgtgtgtgtgtgtgtgtgtgtgtgtgtgtgtgtgctcgcgtgcTCCTGTTCATGTGTGACGGGGCATTCGTTACCCGTATGCCAGCACGGCGAAGGTGCGGTCCCTGGTGATGAGGTTGCGTATCATGCTGACCTCGTGCGGCCTGAAGAGCTGCAGGGGAACCGTCTGACCGGGGATCAGCATGAGCGCCGCGTGGGGGAGAACCGGCAGCACCTGGAAACTCTCCTCATCGTGCACCGTGCGCCCATGGAACTCCTCCATGTCTGCGCCCAAGTACTGTTcagccagacacacagagacatttatttgtgtgtgcttaaaTATAAATGCCAAGCAAGCGCCATTTAATCTTCAACAGACAACATCAATCAGACTGTTTCAGACTGTCACACCTTGGGAAAtgtcttcccctccctctcaaacacacacacacacacacacacacacacacacacacacacagagagaaagagagagagagagagagagagagagagagagagagagagagagagagagagagagagagagagagagagagagagagatcagatgcTTGCTTACTGCATGTGATGTTGGCAGACTGGGGTCAAAGTTGATAATGTTGGGCTTTTCGGCCTCATCACTATCCCGATCTTCCATCTCTAAGTCATCATCGTCCTCTTCATTTTCTACAGGAAGAAGTGCATAAAATCCAATAAAAATTCCACGATACGATTTCACTTTCGTTTTTAAAATAAGGCTCCTATTTCAGTCCCAGAGatgtatctggtgtgtgtgattaatgtAAGTTTTTGGTGAAATGATTCCAAATGGAACTTCAGCAACTGTCAGTTCTCACATGACGCCATGTGATTGAATGCACAAGTCACTGTCTTGTAATGCAAAGCCAATTACTTGCTGGCTAACAGAAGCGCCCTCACCAAAGACGCACGCAGAATTACGCATGAACATCCTGTAAAATGTCAACACTTTAGCTAGATTAGTTAACAGTGAGGAGGCTGCAAAGGAATGGCCTAACTGTATGCAAGTGTAACTTGCAATATGTACAGTAGTAGATCATCCGTATTGTGTAGCTACgcaaacgttagctagctaactcCTCTCAAATGACGTCTATGAATTTCAGAGCCTAATAACGTGCAAAATGCTCATTTTAGCAATGGCAACAGATTTCAGCGCACGGGCCTAGACAACAAATTGTTTTTTAAACTTTCTCACCCGGCAGGAGCTGCAGTTGGTTCCCCATATTATCCtcaatgttgttgttgtcgccTCCACCCCTCTCGTCAGCCATAGCCTTGTGTTTACACTTTGCACTCTTGTTCTCCGTCGTTTCCTTTCGCTGTTAAATTGGCAGCTTACTCCAAAGAAACACTACCGCCACCTACAGTTTATGCGCTACCCATCTTTCTGCAATTTCATTTTGGTGCATTACCTCGCCTAAGCAATGCAGGTGGTGGTAGTTACTATATCTGAAATGTATAATAATTGGCTTTCATAATTTGGGCATTCATGGAAAAAGTTAGGTATAACATACATCCTCACTGATGTGTGCTCTGATGTCAATGTAATTAACCATGACATAAATGCACAATGtaagaggggaaaaaactaCACGGAGAGGAAATTTGGTCACTGTGCGTAAACATTTATTGCATAAAGTAGAAAACGATGAAAAATGAATTACATTACAAAGCATGGGGTGTTAATAGCTTTTGTATTCAAAGTTTTACTCTCTGACCAAACAGCTAAGCTTTCTCTGGTCAGCTTCTGAATTTTGGAATGTCCAGTCTACATCTGAGTGCATCACAAGCGCAGAAGCCTAAGGTATTTTACCTCagtttcactctcacacacatacacacacacacacacacacacacacacacacacacacacacacacaaacacatgcgcacacacgcacaacattTTCCTTATTTTATACTTATTCCACATAGACTTCCTTTCCTGATATGatgacatattttcataacaaaataAACTAAGGAACATTGTAGTACACATGCATATATTATCTTTTATATAAAACAGAAGAACATCCATTAGAATGACGGGAGGAAATTTGGTCTTGTGTGTACCTTGACCCATGAGTGGCATCAGATGTCTAAATTGGTGGGGAAGGGGGTGTCACGACAATGCGGGTGAATGACATTCTGTTACATATGATAACTGTTCGTAAAAACTGTGGTACACTGGCAATTATCACAGTGCTTAACTGGTTTGACAGACAAGCCTTGAGCTGGAGCAGAGCGAGTTGAGTGAAGTGAGGGACTAAAGGATTCATTATGGCTCTTAAGTTGCTACCGGACAGTGCAATTGCACGCTGATGCAACTCAAACAGGGTTGGAGTCGATCTCCCGCTCCATGGTTGGCAAGTCTGTCATTGTGTAGAGTAGCGTTGCTGTCTCAGAGGCACCTTGTATATCCCTTAGTCACCTCGGGTGTTGAGTGTCACATGGCCAGTGCGCAGACTGCAGACACTATTGTTTCTCAGAACtgtggagaaaaagaaaaacaactcaACTTGAAAACAAACTCCAACACGGAAAAAACACGGAAAAAGAGTCAAAAACCACTTGAAACAGCTGCCATCTCTAAATAAGGCTCTGGGCCGTTGCAGACTCGCGTGACGCTTGAGGACACGAAAAGAACAAGAAAAGACAGGAGAAGTCAAGAGACTCACATTCTTGAGGAATTCCTCGGCGACGATGCGAGCGCGGGCGTTGACGGACAGCTTCATCTCGCTGATTTCCTTGTCGATCTCCTCCATGAAGTGGATGACGTAGTCCACCAGTTTGTGCTTGTACATTTGCTCCGTGTGGAAGTTTGTGATGAGAAAGCTAATGTCATAGCCCttcagggaagagagagggagagagatggttaacaagagaggagagaggcactGTGTAAGCTCTGAGGAAGACATTGTTGTCGCAATGCGTAAGCCCCcaaaaataaaggcttttttaaGTTAATAAGTAGTGTGCCTTTGAAACTCTTCTTTGGTAAGACTTACTATATACAGAAGAGACTGTTAAGTTGAAGTTATAGTCTAACCAAATCCCTAAGTAACAAGAGAGGATTTTATCTGTGGAACCCTGATTATATGCTTGCTTATACTGTAAACTCTGGAGGGAGGTACAGGGTTCCTCTGTGCATATACAACTGCAACTTTCATTTGTTCCCCGTCTGTCAAATTGATCAATGGGAAATTCCTGCAGTAcagtaagagaaaaaaaagataactgTAGATGCTTGGGTGGGTGGAACTATGGGGAATGCAAGAGGAGGGTTTAACTGTGGCTATGTAAAAGTGCCTGTGCTGAAtatggctacagtatgtgccgaGCCGTGTTGTAGGTCAGGGTTTTATCTGCAGATGTGCGCTATTTAAGGCATACTTAAATACAGTGATGCAGGTAATGGTGGAGAAATAAGCATTTGATCTGTGAGGTCTCAACAATAGCTAATGCTACAATAtaaatgtctcacacacacacacacacacacacacacacacacaagcagttcCAAGAAGTTGCTATGGTCACACCTTCTGCTACTAAAGCtatatacacatatgcataatGCATGCGTCTGTAATTTAATTTTCCAAAACACAGTTGATTTGTGTGTCCAATCGCATTTCCCACAGTTCCACACACTCAAGCATCTACAGTTATCTTATTTTCCTACTGTACTGCAGGAATTTCCCATTGATCAATGACAGACGGACAGGGAACAAATGAAAGTTGCAATCAAATTATGCACCCTTTTCTGTCCCATTTACAGAGTCAGGATTGAGTATGAATACTGGAGTTTTTGAGCGCAAACACTGCAAAGACAGCTAGAGGACCATGAGGAGCAATCCACTGACTTTGACAAACAGAGTGCAGGTCAAGAATTCTAATAGTGAACGAGTGAACATTTTCGAACACAGCTACAGACCGGACCTTTTAGCCCCTTGTCCCGGCTTGCATAAAAGTTCCGGATGACGCAATAACGGTGCTCGATCCAACTTTGAATGTTTATCATACAATCCTGGTGTCGTTGTTTAGGTAGTTGCTATAAGTGCTCAGCTCATGGATAACAGAACTGTCATTTCCACCAGGAGCTTCAGAGGCCGGCTGTCATCGTAGACAGTACGTACCACTCAGGGATCTCTCTGCTGCTCGAGCAGGACCCCAGTGTGTATGTCCTGTCGTCCGTATGAAACTACACCTAACCTGTGCAAGGAGCTCTCTCAGACTAAAATCTCAAACAGCCTccattccctcctcctcctcctccctgcccaGCCCCTTTACCTCCACTGGCTTTCTCCGCAGGATGAAGAAGTTCTCTGCTCTCATCATCATGAAGCGCATGAACTTATGGCAGAGGATCTTCTCAATCTCATCAGCCTACAagagcaaacacacaagcattacattacattacatttagcagacacaacGCTTTTTCTATACAACTTCCGACAGGTGCTGGATATGGGCATCTTTTGACTACTTCAAATGACACAAGCATAGTAAGAATTCACTCTTGCTTATGACAATCCCACTTATGAAAAGCTCAGCTCTTTTAACCATGTAAATCATAGCAGTCACTTCATAGACCTGTATACAAGTGGCTGTGAAGGAAAAAGCAACTCTCTCAGAGATCCCTCTGATGCAGAATACATGTTATATTCATattctgatggtgtgtgtgtgcatgtatgtcagTACCAACCTGTTTAACAGCGATGCTAACACGCACAGAGTTGATGGAGCCCTCTATCAAAACCTTCTCTTTGTCATTTCTGCTGATGATGACTGGCTGTAAAAGCAACTCTTTGCTACTCCTGTAACAAGCAGTAAATGGGGGAGGGGGTTATGTGGAATGTAATGGCTATACAACACCACCTTAATCATGTCAACCTCTGTAAGATATACTCACCGAACCTCCACTTCAGGCTTGTTGTGACGTTCAACTACCTGAGAGGAGAAGTTCTCTAAACATAGGGCGGCCTGAAGTGTAGCACGCACCGCATTCAAGTACGGACGCAGTGTCGCAGTCTgcaaaaagagacagacacacatttaaTATCATATGCCCCAGATTTGACCAAATCCAAGCTAAAATGCATGTCTGTAGTGCATCCTACATGAACACGAGATGTTACTTCAATCGAAGTAACAAATGTGAGACTGAACAGCATCGCAAATATTGTTGCAGAGAGTTCTCTGGTGTTTCGAGTCTTTATTTCTTAACTTCTATCTAACGTTAGATACAATACGTGTTCAATGCAATGGAGAATCATCGCTAGCTATGTTAGCAAGAATTAGGGTGTGTAATGGATGCTCTATTGTAGCTAGCTGACAAATCTTTTTACGCCCTAGGAATGTATATATCCTCATTATCATGTGAATGTTTTCAAAGCAATCTATGTCAAGAAATGGTCAGTCGGAAATTAATGAAGATAGCTTTCAAGCTTACCATTTCTGTGTTTTCGCTGAAAAATCCGAAGGCGGAAGTACAGCTGAAGCTGTCTATGGAAGCTGTCGGAACTTCCGTGAAAAGGAACGCTGAGAATATACCATTAGCCCCCAACTCGGGGAGGACTGCAAAACGTAAACCAGCAAGTTTGATAGTAGTCTATACAAAATACAGTTATGTGTTTTGAGATGTTGTTTTTATCACATGTATAACGCCTGTGGGCATTTAGAATGTATACTTTCAAGCAATTTCTGTCATATAGTTATATTCCATAGACTATAATTTCCCATGATCAGCTTGCCAACACACTTCCATATAAGGTAATACCTTGATGCTCATGACATATAGCCTTCAGCTAACATTTATTATGTAGGTCCCACCTGTGTCTCTTGTTTCATATTTTCATGTCTCTACTCGAAACCGTTTTTTTCTTAATGGTCCATTTGTTTTCCTTGTTGATCAATGTGTGTTATTAGTGTGGAGGGTTTGTAATTATTAGGTATTTATCTGTTAAACAAGTTTGGAGTTATATTGATTTTCAGAATCATTACAATGATTTGGAATATATGTTACTTTTCATTTAATGATTTGATATTTACACCTGCCCTGAAtacaacaaacaagcaaaggTGTTCAATGTAGGTTGGTAGAAAGCTAAATTGCATCAAGCAATCAGGAAATCAAGACAACACAGGAATCATAATTGCACTGCATGAATGAGGGGTTGACCAGCGACTACAAAAACACACTGGCAGAATATTTTTAGTCATTGTCAGACCCTTTTCCTATGGTGTAGTTATCTCTAACAACCGGTTAAACTGTTTGTTGCACTTGAAgtccagggggaaaaaaatagtgCACTTTTGAAGAAACATTCAACTTTAGGCTAAGTGGATGCAATTATCCCTAATGAAGAATTTTGCACTGCAGTAATTGGTTATGGGCCTACCATCTATGACAAATGAGATAAAAAGGTAGACCTGGGTCTACATGTATTATCTGCAGTCACATTATGACATTTCCTATTTAAAACCATAGGCTTATTGACCATCATTACTTCCAGAAAAGTATAGCCATCTTCAGGAATCATCTTGAATCAAGGCCCAACAGAGACCCTCCTACACAAATCTCTTCCGCAACGCCCAGAGCCAAGAGGAGTTGACTCTCCACCTATCAGGGTCGAGGATTGTGATTTGAATTTTGTGTAGGTAGGGCAAGTCTACTCGGCTCCCTGTCAGTGTGAATTTCATAGAACCCATTTGTTTAATTTTCACTTTAAACCACAGCCTACATAGGAAAAAcatgagtaggcctatatttcctacTTCTAGCAACAAAAGACCCAAGACTAGTAGGCTTCTTAGGCAGTTAATCAATACTTTATTTACAAGACATGGCCATGGTATTTGTTTCAGATCAGGTTTATGCATTCAGGTAAACATATTCAACAAGTTTGTATTTGTGATAGatgacaaacaataacatttcaCCTGTGTATAAAATGAAAGCTATGTCGTTTAACATTTCATGTGCCACGCCCACTTCAACAAAAGAAATACAAAGGAATGTAAACTGCAGGGCTAGTTGACACTGGTCTGGAATAAACACAGAATGATTTTAGCAAGTCTGAGAACAAGGTCATGGTCAATAACTCCGTCCATAGCTTGGTAAACGGGACCTAAATTGCCGCAACTATACGACGGTTCGTAGGGTAACACAAAAGACTTCAATGAATGCGATGAGCGCTGCCTAGCCTTCACACGCGCCTTGAATGAACAAAGAGTTTTatacaaaaatataaaaataatgaaCCAGTTCGCTCCATTTTGTTACAGTTCGTCTTTCTCATCGACAACATCAAGCTCTCGATTTACTTCTTTGTCTTCTTTGTCGTCTTTTTTGCAGCCGGTGCTTTCTTCACTGCTGCCTTCTTCACTGCTGCCTTCTTCGCCTTAGGTGCAGTCTTGACCGCTGCGGGCTTTTTGCTGGCCGCTGGTTTCTTGGCGACTTTCTTTTTGGGGCTCGCTTTCG
It includes:
- the arpc4 gene encoding actin-related protein 2/3 complex subunit 4, whose protein sequence is MTATLRPYLNAVRATLQAALCLENFSSQVVERHNKPEVEVRSSKELLLQPVIISRNDKEKVLIEGSINSVRVSIAVKQADEIEKILCHKFMRFMMMRAENFFILRRKPVEGYDISFLITNFHTEQMYKHKLVDYVIHFMEEIDKEISEMKLSVNARARIVAEEFLKNF
- the crbn gene encoding protein cereblon, yielding MADERGGGDNNNIEDNMGNQLQLLPENEEDDDDLEMEDRDSDEAEKPNIINFDPSLPTSHAYLGADMEEFHGRTVHDEESFQVLPVLPHAALMLIPGQTVPLQLFRPHEVSMIRNLITRDRTFAVLAYGPSESGEQQEAEFGTTAEIYAFREEQEYGIETVKLKAIGRQRFRVHELRTQADGIRQAKVQILPERILPDPLCALQLLSRLHIHKQSQHCIGNRQKNLRCASMTQWPPWVYALYDSDTLMKRVKKQLHEWDENLKDESLPTNAIDFSYRVAACLPIDDALRLQLLKIGSAIQRLRCELDIMDRCTSLCCKQCQDTEITTKSEIFSLSLYGPMAAYVNPHGYVHETLTVYKTTNLNLIGRPSTLHSWFPGYAWTIAQCRTCGSHMGWKFTAVKKDLSPTRFWGLTRSALLPTIPHGEEGLEGSRVLCL